The bacterium DNA window ATCAAAACATTGATTATAAATAAAAATTTGCACCAGCATTGCATTCACTCCAAGTCCTTAATTCTCAAGAGGTTGTGTAATATTCACCCCCGTTATACCGCTGAAAAGATATGTCAACAGCCTGTCAAGGTCTGACCCTAATCCCTTCTCGACATATTGGGTAAGTTACATATCGATTTCGACTAAAGGAAAATATATGAAGATTTGTTTTCTGGCAGGAGCCAACTCGGTTCATAGTCATCGTTGGATAAGATATTTTGTTAATAAAGGGTATGAGATTTACTGGATTTCGCTTATGCCTTCGATAGAACCCTTTTCTGAGACGATATCATTTTATGATATTGGTCCTTTATCGACAAATCCAATTGATGTTTTTATTCAAGTTTTAAAGGCAAGACAATTAATAAAAAAAATTAAGCCCAATCTTTTACATATACATTCTGCAGGAACTTATGGACTTATTGGTGTGTTGAGTGGATTTCACCCTTTTATTGTAACCACCTGGGGTTCTGATGTCTTGATTAGGGGTCAGTCTTTAATCAAGCGACCAATAATAAGATTTGTATTAAAAAAATCTGACTTAATTACTTGTGACGCTGACCATATGATAAACGCGATGTCAAAATTAGGAATAGATAGTAAAAAAATGAAACTTATTTATTTTGGAGTAGAACCTGATAAGTTCAAGCCTGGTTTAAAAGACAAAAACCTGTTGGCAAAATGGGATGTTGGCGATTCGCCAACGGTTATTAGTTTAAGAAATCTTGAACCTGTATATGATATTGAAACATTAA harbors:
- a CDS encoding glycosyltransferase family 4 protein; amino-acid sequence: MKICFLAGANSVHSHRWIRYFVNKGYEIYWISLMPSIEPFSETISFYDIGPLSTNPIDVFIQVLKARQLIKKIKPNLLHIHSAGTYGLIGVLSGFHPFIVTTWGSDVLIRGQSLIKRPIIRFVLKKSDLITCDADHMINAMSKLGIDSKKMKLIYFGVEPDKFKPGLKDKNLLAKWDVGDSPTVISLRNLEPVYDIETLIKSIPLVLEKIPETKFIIAGIGSQEEHLKRLAESLRVINSIRFVGRYSHLELPNYLSSTDVYVSTSLSDAGIAASTAEAMASNLPVIVTDSGENRKWIKDGENGFVIPIKNPKILAEKIIYLFEHDEIRKKISENGREIINEKNNYYKEMGKMEEIYEEIIKNS